The genomic region GCTTGGTGACGGCAAAGGACCCGTTGCGGGCAAGTCAGGCGTTTCCGAGATCGGCGCGCGCGGGACGGATAGCGCCGACCGATCGAGACGCAATCACGCATTGTTCGTCGGCTACGAGCCCGCAAATGCGCCGCGCTATGCGCTTGCTACTGTCATCGAGCATGCCGGTGACGGCGCGGTAGCCGCGGTTCTTGCGCGCGATGTCCTTGCGCTTGTCATCGACCGTGACGATCACGATCGCAGCAAATCGGGTGCCGATGGCAGCGAGGTTCCGCCGTTGAGTAAGCGCGCGGAGGAGGCGGGGTAATGGAGACGATCTATTCCGCGTGGAATACCGGCCAGCCGCTTCGCATCGGCGCCAAGCTGTTGCGTATCCATTGGCCCGTGATTGCCACGGTGTGCCTGCTTGCGGGAATCGGCACGGCGACGCTTTATTCCGTGTCGGGCGGCTCGTTTGTCCCGTGGGCGGAGCGGCATACGCTGCGTTTTCTCGTCATGCTCGCCGTCGTCGTCATCATGGCGACGGTACGTCTCGAAGTCTGGATGAAACTCGCCTATCCGGTTTATGCGGTGGCCCTGCTGACGCTGGCCCTCGTGCCGTTCGTCGGTGTCGAGGCGCTCGGCGCGAAACGCTGGATCGGGGCGGGCGCGATCTCGTTTCAACCCTCAGAGTTGATGAAGCTCGCTTTGGTGGCGGCGCTCGCGCGCTACTATATGTGGCTGCCGCAGGAAGACGTGCGCCGCGTGCGTTATATTCTCATTCCTCTGGCAATGATCGGCATTCCGGTGCTGCTGACGCTGCAGCAGCCGGATCTCGGCTCGGCAGCGTTGTTTCTGGTGTTGGGGCTGTCGCTGATGTTTCTCGCAGGTGTGCCGCTGCGCTATTTCGCGCTGGGCGCGATCCTGGCCGTTGCGGCGATGCCGGCGATCTGGTCGGGCATGCACGGCTATCAGAAGCGTCGCATCGAGGTCTTTCTCAATCCAGGGATGGACCCACTCGGCGCCGGCTATCACATCATGCAGTCGAAAATCGCACTTGGCGCAGGCGGGATCGCTGGCTCGGGCTTCATGCACGGCACGCAGAGTCAGCTCGATTTCGTGCCGGAGAAGCACACGGATTTCATCGCCAGTATCATCGGCGAGGAGTGGGGTTTCACGGGCATGATGCTGCTCATCGCCATCTATGCGGCGCTCATTCTGATGATGATGCTGATGGCGCGCCGGTGCGATAACCGTTTTGCGCGCTTGGCCATCGCAGGCTCGGCGATGACGTTCTTCATATACGTCTTTATCAATCTGGCGATGGTGACAGGCCTCGTGCCCGTCGTCGGCATTCCACTGCCACTCGTGTCTTATGGCGGGACGTCGATGACGACGCTGATGATCGGGCTCGGCATTGCCATGTCGGCCTATGTGCAC from Hyphomicrobium sp. MC1 harbors:
- the rodA gene encoding rod shape-determining protein RodA yields the protein METIYSAWNTGQPLRIGAKLLRIHWPVIATVCLLAGIGTATLYSVSGGSFVPWAERHTLRFLVMLAVVVIMATVRLEVWMKLAYPVYAVALLTLALVPFVGVEALGAKRWIGAGAISFQPSELMKLALVAALARYYMWLPQEDVRRVRYILIPLAMIGIPVLLTLQQPDLGSAALFLVLGLSLMFLAGVPLRYFALGAILAVAAMPAIWSGMHGYQKRRIEVFLNPGMDPLGAGYHIMQSKIALGAGGIAGSGFMHGTQSQLDFVPEKHTDFIASIIGEEWGFTGMMLLIAIYAALILMMMLMARRCDNRFARLAIAGSAMTFFIYVFINLAMVTGLVPVVGIPLPLVSYGGTSMTTLMIGLGIAMSAYVHGRDGRR